One segment of Spiroplasma kunkelii CR2-3x DNA contains the following:
- a CDS encoding lipoprotein: MKKWINILGTIGLTATSTTTLISCEKSEKPNNNKEENKPIIPTPEAQQPPENSNWKLITNKYIPRDTGWYIIVYKSFNQWRIEKINSSKNFGNETGYDMDIIYKWNLNNEPMNSQLPTINEKTGKITNWKEQKGTK; the protein is encoded by the coding sequence ATGAAAAAATGAATAAATATTTTAGGAACAATCGGATTAACCGCAACAAGTACAACAACACTAATCAGCTGTGAAAAATCTGAAAAACCAAATAATAATAAAGAAGAAAATAAACCGATAATACCAACACCAGAAGCACAACAACCACCAGAGAATAGTAATTGAAAATTAATTACTAATAAATATATTCCACGAGATACTGGGTGATACATTATAGTATACAAAAGTTTTAATCAATGACGAATAGAAAAAATTAATAGTTCAAAAAACTTTGGAAATGAAACTGGATATGATATGGATATTATTTATAAATGAAACTTAAATAATGAACCTATGAACTCTCAATTACCAACCATTAACGAAAAAACTGGTAAAATTACTAACTGAAAAGAACAAAAAGGAACTAAATAA
- a CDS encoding spiroplasma phage ORF1-like family protein, with translation MKKSLSLFVIFILSFLGLVIPFITLTAFGPLNEKHYMLKLENSTDKGINETDFINTMFLRSSFFENWSETNYFINPTLKTSKKLSFNDKWYLDFLQDSYSTGFVYDKPSSSFFSFYQMWDSWKNTYMVEKFYDVKKENFLNDLTDFIYAFAVKYQMYDVSKKIVDNIERYKENHYSRVKLKQDNWKLITNKYIPRDTGWYIIVYKSFNQWRIEKINSSKNFGNETGYDMDIIYKWNLNNEPMNSQLPTIDKNSGEVTDWNTYQQNFVKEFINYSLTAVLQENIRVQQGGSADYENPNKVGTKRIIFNFETVDELDVKNIKKSIYRMILTVDEANLIISGSLELNNVNSDDLSFNFSFMRTGTGEVFKFNGSIYSFINNKDLRYFQQFNGRFDLSNFLQSFFASALVPVFQNRSSFIENGYIDNLQYDTVLVNFFALKLQNFNNILLSENINDKLQFDKLLNSMFKISQKFYTNYLRTIFDLENNTYVQGYNKKYGLLVNNGFKIYPRYFYFLDKYKQLDIKLYSAFKNRFYTINNYGSVFNYDFSVANNYDIKLNSGYVFGGDLQNKYGLQYKKIEEQKIGYNVFELQAQKENDMYRYYDFNFGIYNWQEINSGGLFPDKQWWEVQYVTPEGWWDFGDHIKNAVIWIVNTIPGVKQVNELASGVGKVFETVYSFFSQIFEVWKFNPALYSTITNIFLLIIFMKFVRLI, from the coding sequence ATGAAAAAATCGTTATCTTTATTTGTCATATTTATTTTAAGTTTTTTAGGTTTGGTTATTCCATTTATTACTTTAACGGCGTTTGGACCGTTAAATGAGAAGCATTATATGCTTAAACTAGAGAATAGTACTGATAAAGGTATTAATGAAACTGATTTTATTAATACAATGTTTTTACGTAGTAGTTTTTTTGAAAATTGGTCGGAGACAAATTATTTTATTAATCCAACTTTAAAAACATCAAAAAAATTATCGTTTAATGATAAATGGTATTTGGATTTTTTACAAGATAGTTATTCAACGGGATTTGTTTATGATAAACCAAGTTCATCTTTTTTTAGTTTTTATCAAATGTGAGATAGTTGAAAAAATACATATATGGTTGAAAAATTTTATGATGTTAAAAAGGAAAATTTTTTGAATGATTTAACTGATTTTATTTATGCTTTTGCGGTAAAATATCAGATGTATGATGTATCTAAAAAAATTGTTGACAATATTGAGCGTTATAAAGAAAATCATTATTCAAGAGTTAAGTTAAAACAAGATAATTGAAAATTAATTACTAATAAATATATTCCACGAGATACTGGGTGATATATTATAGTATACAAAAGTTTTAATCAATGACGAATAGAAAAAATTAATAGTTCAAAAAACTTTGGAAATGAAACTGGATATGATATGGATATTATTTATAAATGAAACTTAAATAATGAACCTATGAACTCTCAATTACCAACTATCGACAAAAATAGTGGTGAAGTTACTGATTGGAATACTTATCAACAAAATTTTGTAAAAGAATTTATTAATTATTCTTTAACTGCTGTTTTGCAAGAAAATATTAGAGTACAGCAAGGTGGTAGTGCGGATTATGAAAATCCGAATAAGGTTGGAACAAAGCGGATAATTTTTAATTTTGAGACGGTTGATGAATTAGATGTTAAAAATATTAAAAAATCAATTTATCGAATGATTTTGACTGTTGATGAAGCAAATTTAATTATTTCGGGTAGTTTAGAGTTGAATAATGTTAATAGTGATGATTTAAGTTTTAATTTTAGTTTTATGCGAACGGGAACTGGTGAAGTTTTTAAATTTAATGGTTCAATTTATTCATTTATAAATAATAAAGATTTAAGATATTTTCAACAGTTTAACGGTCGTTTTGATTTATCTAATTTTTTACAGTCTTTTTTTGCAAGTGCTTTGGTACCAGTGTTTCAAAATCGTAGTTCATTTATAGAAAATGGATATATTGATAATTTGCAATATGATACTGTTTTAGTTAACTTTTTTGCGTTGAAATTGCAAAATTTTAATAATATTTTATTGAGTGAGAATATTAATGATAAATTACAATTTGATAAATTATTAAATAGTATGTTTAAGATTTCACAGAAATTTTATACTAATTATTTACGTACGATTTTTGATTTAGAAAATAATACTTATGTTCAAGGTTATAATAAAAAATATGGTTTATTAGTAAATAATGGTTTTAAAATTTATCCACGATATTTTTATTTTTTGGATAAATATAAGCAATTAGATATTAAATTATATTCAGCATTTAAAAATCGGTTTTATACCATTAATAATTATGGTAGTGTTTTTAATTATGATTTTTCAGTTGCTAATAATTATGATATTAAGTTAAATTCTGGTTATGTTTTTGGTGGTGATTTACAAAATAAATATGGTTTGCAATATAAAAAAATTGAAGAACAAAAAATCGGTTATAATGTTTTTGAATTGCAAGCACAAAAAGAGAATGATATGTATCGTTATTATGATTTTAATTTTGGGATTTATAATTGACAAGAGATAAATAGTGGTGGTTTATTCCCCGATAAGCAATGATGAGAAGTACAATATGTAACGCCTGAGGGTTGATGAGATTTTGGTGATCATATTAAAAATGCCGTAATTTGAATTGTTAATACTATTCCGGGAGTTAAACAAGTTAACGAGTTAGCGAGTGGTGTTGGCAAGGTTTTTGAGACAGTATATAGTTTTTTTAGTCAAATATTTGAGGTATGAAAATTTAATCCTGCATTGTATAGTACAATAACAAATATCTTTTTATTAATTATTTTTATGAAATTTGTACGATTAATATAA
- a CDS encoding DUF2649 family protein: MQNDWIKLKEFFIHIFLFIDKMNVESITMWNLTQNEYLILMVGIWIVILFLTWFFLWMVFKIVSCFK, encoded by the coding sequence ATGCAAAATGATTGAATTAAATTAAAAGAGTTTTTTATTCATATATTTTTGTTTATAGATAAAATGAATGTTGAAAGTATTACAATGTGGAATTTAACACAAAATGAATATTTAATTTTAATGGTTGGTATTTGAATTGTTATTTTGTTCTTAACTTGGTTTTTCTTGTGAATGGTTTTTAAAATAGTTAGTTGTTTTAAATAA